The Thermotoga maritima MSB8 region CTGATGAACTACGTCGTCCAGGACGAGCAGAAGGCCTATCTGAATGTATATTCTAATAATCCCCTCATCAGTGAGATCCAGCTCAACAGCGTCTTCCTCAGGGCTCTTGCGAAGTGGAAAGAATTTCCAGAACTGGAAAGAAAAGTGACAAATTACCTTCTCTTGAAAAAAGACAGCGCTTTCTGGACTTCCACAAAAGACACGTCCTTTGTTATTTTGGCGCTCCTTGAGGCGATGCCGGAGTACGCTTCAACCACACTGAAAGTCATCAACTCCGAAAACACCTTCGAACTGAAGCCAGGTGAAGAAAGGTCCCTCGTTCCCGGTTCACTGACCGTCTCTGGAAAAGGCATTGTGGAAGTGGAGGTAGTTTACATCGAAGTTCCGAAAGAGGCTGTGAGCGAAGGTTTGGAGATAAAAAGAGAATTCTACAAAAGGTACGAACTGCTCATAGAGGAGAATAAAATGATTGTGGATGCCTTCGTGCCGATCGGGAGAGGATACGTACCGCGCTCGATACACCCTGTCGAGAAAGAGCAAACTGAAGAGCTCTACATCCTGCCGTACAAGTACTGGAAGAAGACAATCGAATACAGAGGAGTTCCCCTCGAGATAAACGGTGCAGAAGTGAAAATAAAGGGAGAGACTTACACGTTCTTCAGGATCGAAACGTTCAACGGCTTGATTCTTGTTTTTTTCAGAAACGAAGCGCTCATCTACGATACGGAAAAGAACACCATCACCAGGTATCTGGATGTAACGGACGCAGGTTTCATGAGAAGTGGTCCCGTCTTTCTCATGAAGGGATTCGTGCTGGTCGGTGATGAAAAGATACCCGTTCCCGAAGACGTTACGGGACTGTCCTGCACGATGGACGAAATCTTGCTGAGGGGAGAAAACAAAACGTACTGGTACAGGAACGGAGAGTTCGTGGATCTTCCGTTTGTTGCCAGAAGGGTATTCTTCTGGGATGGGAAGAAGCTGGTTGCGGAGAACATACGCTTCAGTGGATCTTCAAAAACTCTTCGGAACAGAGTTTTCGAGGTGGTCTTCGATGTTGGAGACGTGAAGATAGAATTGGGAGACATAATCAAAACGGTGGTGAGGGTTAAAGGAGATGGAAATTATCTCATAGTGGAGGATTTCATCCCGTCCTGTGCGCAGGTGCTCTCGAACTACAGAGAAAAAGGGATCGAGGAAAACAAGTTCTCGTACAGCTGGTACTCTTCATGGAACGCATGGTACTCTGGAAGGGAGATTCGAACGGACAGGGTGGCGCTCTTTGCCCGATATCTTTACGGTAATAGCTTTGACTACGTCTGGAGGGCGACTGCAGAGGGGGTGTTTCATCTTCTTCCGGCACGGGTTTATCCGATGTATTCTCGTGGTCTCTATGCTCATACAGATCCAGATGTGCTTTTCATCGGGGCGGATTTTATCGATGGAAGAGATGATCAACCTTGAGCTGGGAAAAGACTTTCTGGATCGCTTCACGAAGGTATGTGAATTCTTGAGGGTCGAGCCGAGTCTGGATGTGGTAGTCTTCGAGTGCGAAAGTCTTGAAGAGTTCCACGAAATTACGGGTATGCCGTACCACACAGGCGGGGTTTACCACGAAGGTGTCATATACACCCAGCCGCTCGATGTACTTCGAAGGAAAAACTCCCTCGAAGCGACGATCCTCCATGAGCTTCTACACCATGTTCTGGAGATGTATTTTGATCTGCCGCGGTGGATGGAAGAGGGTGTGGTCCTTGCAGTGCTCGGTGTGAAACCGGAAGAGGTCTTTGGCTACCACAGGGACTGTCTTCTGAGATTTATGGAGAAGGTGCGTTATGAAGAGATACCTGATCTTGTTGATCGTTACAGGCGTTCTTCTGTGGAACGTCGTTGAGGTTTTGAGGTTCAGGGTGGAGTTTTCTGGTGGGACTTTCGTTCTGAAGAACGTCCAGGACATTTTCGTTCCTCTTGAAGTCAGAGGAGCGAAGGTGGAGTGTTCCAAAAACTTCGTGCTCGAAGAAAACGGTGTTCTGATCAAGCAGGTGAGACCCGGCGAGACTGTGACTCTGCACTTTGAAAGCGGTGGCATTTTCAGGGTGAAGAAGGAGCTAAAGATCGAAGCCAGAGCCAGCGAAGAAGACAGCGACGGTGATGGATATCCGGACTCTCTGGAACTCGACAGTGAAGACAGTGAGAGGTTCAGAAACTGGTTCGTCTGGATAGCCCTGTCGGCGTTCAAGAACGATCCTCTCCTCTGGCCGAAAGAAGAAAGGGATTGCTCTGGTTTCGTCAGGTACTGCGCAAGAGAGGCACTGAAGAAACACACAGGAAGCTGGTTTTCTCTCTCAGGTTACAACGGACCCGTTTGGGAAGACGTGGAGAAGTACAACTACCCGAATCTTCCTCTTGTTGGAACGAAGATGTTCAGGATAGAGAAGGGAGCTTACAGGGGAGTTGAGGACTTTTCGAACTTTGCGGTTGCGAGGATTCTTGTGGAGTGCAGTATGGAGTTCGTCACAAAGAGTGTCTCGGAAGCGCTTCCGGGTGACATAGCGGTTTTCTTTCATCCGGAAGACGTTGAGATGCCGTACCATCTCATGATATTCGTCGGAAATCTGAACCTCGCTGATCATGAAGGATGGTTCGTTTACCACACGGGTCCGATCGGAGAAAATCCGGGAGAGCTCAGGTTCGTCAGATACTCCGAACTTGTGAACTACGACCCCTCCTGGGCACCCCTTGAGATAAATCCGTACTTTCTTGGATTTTACAGGTTCAGGTTTTTGAAGTGATTTTGTGTACAATTTAAGTTGGATACAGCAAATCCAAAGGGGGATGTACAATGAAAACATTCCTTGAAAGTCTCAAATTCCCGGTCCAGGAAGTAAATAAAAAAAGTTCCGGCGAGAAAGGACCTGGAAGGCCTCCGTACTGGGAGATGGTGTTTTACTGGACGAGGAAACCTCTCGTAGGTGCAAGGTCTGTAATAGCGGGGGCACTGCTTCCCGAAAACGTGGATGAAAATCTATTCAAAGCGGCTGTAAGACTTTCTTCGCCCACACCCCACAGAGAGAACCCTCAAATTCCCGCGGAATTTGCGAAGTACTTTGAAGGGAAAAAGTTGCTCGATCCCTTCGCTGGGTTCGGTTCGATTCCCCTCGAAGGGCTGAGACTCGGCCTTGATGTCACGGCTGTTGAACTTCTACCAACAACCTACATTTTTCTCAAGGCCGTTCTCGAATATCCAAAGAAGTTCGGGAAATCCCTCGTGAAAGACGTTGAAAGGTGGGGTGAGTGGATAACCGAGCAACTCAAGAATGACCCTGAAATCAGGGAGCTTTACGACGATGACGTGGCCGTTTACATCGGAACGTGGGAAATCAGGTGCCCTCACTGTGGGCGGTGGACTCCTGCGATAGGAAATTTCTGGCTGGCAAGAGTTAAGGACGGCAAGGGCTACAAGAGGCTCGCCTACATGAAGCCTGAGAGGAAGGGCGATGAGATTGAAATAAGGGTGATTGACCTCAACGAAATCCTGGACGATATTTCTAAAGCGAATGTTGACGGCAATGAGATCATCTTCGAAGGAGAAAACTACGTGAAAACAGTAGAAGAAGCTGTAAGAGATGGAAAGCTGAAACAGAGTGATGTGAAGATAGATGGAAACACGGTTATCTTCGAAGTTCCTTCGGCGAATATCGAATCAAGACGGGATCAACTCACCTGTCTTATGTGTGGAAATGTCATAAAGTACGCGGATGAAAATGGAAATCACCACATGAAGCTGAAAAACGGGGATTTTTATGTGAAGTTCGCGCTGAGAAAGTACCACGAAGGTGATGAGCGCTTCGCAAGGCAGAGACTGCTCGTGAAGGTGAAAGTCAAGGATGGAGATCTGATCTTTGAACCAGCGACAAAGGAAGACAGCGAAAAACTCTGGAAAGCGAAGGAGAAGGTCAGGGAGATGCTTGAGAAGGGAGATCTGGACGTGCCGAGTGAAGCAATACCTCTTTACGAGAACCGCCGTATTACTCCAATACTCAGTGCAGAAAAATGGTATCAGTTCTTCAACCCCCGTCAGCTTCTCACCCTCATAAAGATCGTGAGGCTGATAAGGGAAGTTGGCAGAAAGGTCGAGGAGGAAAAGATTGCCGAGGGCTGGAATAAAGAAAGGGCATTTGAGTATGCGGAGGCAGTGGCAACGTATTTGAGCACGGCGATGTTGAAGTATGCGTACTACAATTCAATCGTTACCCGGTGGGATTCTACTTGGTGGAAAATTGGGGAAACAATGTCCACCCGTGGAATCGCAATGAATTGGAACTGGACAGAAAGTCCTTGGTTTAGTAGTTTTGGTGGGATGATCAAAACACTCCTTGCAATATTAAGGGGTGTTAAATACCTCACCTCCGCTCTCTCCTCCTCCCAGAGAACCCTTGCGGATTTCACAGAAAACTCCGTTAAAGTTCTCCAGGGCGACGCGACCTCGCTCAACCTTGGAGAGAAGTTCGACGTCATCGTAACTGATCCACCCTATGCAGATGATGTCCCATACACAGAACTTTCTGACTTCTACTACGTCTGGCTCAAAAGGGCTCTGAGCGACGTTGAGAACGGAAAACTCATTCCAAGGTTCCACAAGGAAGCGTTTTTCAAAAGAATCGGCCCCAAATGGGTGGAAATCAAGACCCAGTGGCAGGAATTTGCGAAGAAAGAAGTTTCGACGAATCCGGGTCGTTTCATGGAAGACGAAAACAAAAAGGAGAAAGCCGTCCAACACTTCGAAAACCTCTTCAGTCAGGCCTTCGTGGCCATGAGGGAGCACCTCAAGGACGATGGGGTTCTTGTCACCTACTACGCTCACACAGATCCGGGAAGCTGGATAAACCTCATTGAAGCCGGCTGGAGGCGAGCAAGACTTCAAATAACGAGGGCAATCCCTCTGACAACCGAATCGGAAACGAGCATCGTGAGCAGGGGTAAAATGAGTCTCGACACCTCGATCGTTGCTGTCTGGAGAAAACAGAAAGAGGAAAAAACCGTTCAAATATCGACTCTGAAGGAAGAGATCGAGAGAAAAGCAAAGTCTTCGGCTCGTGAATTCATAGAGTATGGTTATGAAGGACTCGATCTGCTGTACGGTGTGATGGCGGCTGCCCTCGAGGAAGTCACAAAGTACAGAGAAATTTCCTCCCTGAAAGGTCCTCTTACGACAGAAGAAATTTTGAACGAATACGTATATCCCGCTACTATAAGAGGAATTGTGAACGCGATTGCGGAGATCGAAGGAACTGGAACACTCCATTCTGGCACTGCCATGTTCTACACCGCTTACAAGATACTATTTGGAAACGCATCTTTGAGCGCGAACGATATCGTCCTCCTCAGGCTCGCAACATCAACAGATCCGAGTGAGTTGATCAGCAGTGGAGTTCTCAAAGAGAAGAGATCTTCAAGCAGTAAAGAATACACGCTCTACACACCGGATCTTCTCGGCAAGAAAGCTTTGGACACGAAGGAGTTCCAGAAGTTCCTTCATGAAAAGAAACTCGATCCGGTAGAGCCAAAACCAAAAAACAGTGTGGATGTGCTTCAGCTTCTCGAGTACTACTCACTGCTTGGACGCTCCAGAGTGAAAGAGGAGATAGAAAAACTCAGAAAAATGTGGGCTGGTGAGGTAGAAGAGGCCCTTTTTATCGCGAGGCTCGTGTCTGAGTACTACGCGGAGATCTACATCAGGAAAATAGATCCTGTCAGGAGGATGAAAGAAGAGTTCGCTTCAGAGATAGACAGGGAGCTGGAAAAGGACGGATTCCTCGAAGTCGTTTTGATGAGAAGACTCCTGGGTTATGTAGGGGGTGCTGTGTGATGAAATTCGGTCCTTACGAAGTTTGGGAGGACGTTCTGGATGAGAGTTTTGATTCTCAAGTTGCGCCGGAATTAGGGGATGTGTACACCGGTGAAGCGCCGGAGATATACAGAGATCCGAAGGAGTTTTTCAAAAGGACGTATTTCACCGATGCAACGGTGGAGATATTGAAAAGAATCCTTGATACATTCGAGGGAAAAGAGAGAAGAAACATATTTCTGATCTACTCTCTCTTCGGTGGTGGAAAGACGCATCTGCTCCTCACCCTGTATCACGCCTTCAAAACACCTGAAGCTCTGGAAGACCCAGAGGTCCTCGAGGGATACATTCCCGAAAAAAGAGAAACCATAAGAGAACTGGCAGAGAGGATAAAGCTCCTTGGAGAAAGCGTAAAGGTCGTTCCCGTGTATGGTAAGGGAAGGGTAGGCCAGCCAAGTATCCCTCTGAACGTGGACCCCTACAGTGTGAAGACGATCTGGGGGTACATAGCACATTCCCTCGGAAAGTACTCCATCGTCGAGAAAAACGACAAAAATCTCACGGTGCCGGACATAGAAACCCTGAGAGATCTGTTCAAAGGTGAAAGAGTACTGCTTCTAATCGATGAAATTGCGGATTACGTTGACAACCTTCACAACTCCGGAGCAGAAGAGGACCGCCGCTACGCGGGAAATGTGGACAACTTCATCGACAGACTTTCCTCTGCTCTTTCAAATTCCACGAGTTCTATGGTGATCACACTTCCCATGACAGAGGAAAGAGGCAATCTGAGAACTCAGGAAGAATACAACCACAGTGTTGTAAGGGCTCTGTGGGATGCTGTCAGAAGAGTTGGTGGGGCTGATTCTTACACACCTGTGAGAACCGTTGGCATAAACGACGAGCTCGTCGAGGTCTTGAAAAAGAGGATATTCAAGCATGTGGATCCCGATATCCGAAGAAGAACCCTGGAAAGAATAAGATCTGAAACTAATGATGTGGAAATCTTCGGTCACGGAGGATTCGCTCAGGAAATACCCAGAACCTATCCGTTCCATCCCGAATACATACAGATTCTGAGAACGATCATAGAAAAGACGGATCTTCAGAGAACGAGGGACATGATCAGAATAACCAGAATCGTTGTGAGAAACCTGATCGATCGCTACGAGAAAGAGGGATTTGCACCCGCTATCATACTTCCTATTCACATCGATCTTACAAACGACAGAATAAGGGGAATGCTCTTTGGAGAAAAGTCGAAGTTCGCTGATTACGCTTCGATTATAGATGCTGAACTGGTCAACGATGAGAAGTACAGAGCTTTCAGACATCCAGAGCTTGCAAGGATGATTCTCACTTACATCTTTTTGAGAACATATCCATTCGATGCACCGACTCCTCTAAATGATTTCCCAACGCTGACCACTATATCGAGAGCGATCTACGACCCCGAAACTTTCTCCAAAAAACAGTGGATTCCCGCTGATATAAAAGACACCGTCGAAGAGATAGAATCCCATCCACACTTCGTCTTTCTGAACAGAAAAGACGGTGTTTTCTGGTTCTGGAGAGTTGCCAACGTGACAAAGATGGTTGACAGCAAGACTGAAGAGCTCATCCAAAGTAACTATGGTGAGATCTGGAACCAGCTTGTCCGATATGTGGACCAGTTAGTGAGGGAGAAGAAGAGCATCGCAACAACAAGAGGTAAGGGATCCACTGTAGAAGAACACGTGAGGTTCTTCGAACAGGTGATCGTTAGCAAAGAACCACAGGAACTTATGGACAATGAAATGTACAAGCTCTTCGTACTGGTGAGTGAGGATGTCGATGAGAAATTACTGAAAGGCATTGTGTTCCAGATCGGTTCTGGAAGCAGAACTTACAAGAACACTGTGGTTGTCTGTTATCCCATTCCGGGAACGATGAAACATCTGATAATGACGACGGCAAGAGATATGGCATGCCAGAGGGTGATGGATACGGTAAAAGAGATGTATGGAAAGTATGGAGAAGACGTGGTGAAAATACAGCTGAACCAGCTCAGAGATATAAGAAACAGGGCCCTTGAAGACCTTGAGAATCAAATTGTGGGCTCTTTCAGAAAAGTAGCTTACCCGGTTAAAGATGGTATAGACACCGCTGACGCTCCTGCCAGCTCGAAATCTGTTGTCGAAAACGTGTATTCTGCTCTGAAAGGCAGAGGAAAGATCGCAGAGGAATTCGATTTCATCGAATTCGCTAACTGGTTGAAAGAAAACATCGGCCTCAATATTCTGAAACCGGAAGGATACTGCGTGTCAGAACTGAGAAAAATCATCTGTTCGAATCCCTCTGCACCCATGGTGGACTTTGAGAATCTCAAGAAGTCGATAAAGGAGGCTGTTCGAAAGCTCAAGATCGGCCTTGAAAGAAAAGGAAAGATACTATTCAAAAGGGTCTATTCGGAGATTCCCGACTTTGCACAAGAAAGCGGTGTGGAGATCTCCAAAGTTGAGCCCGATGACATAATTCTGCCAGCTAATGAAGCCCTCAGAAGACAAGTCTGCGAGCTTTTGAAACAGGAAAAGGATGAGATTAGGGATGGAAAAAGATATCGCGTGTGGTACGAGATTTATCTTCCGAGTTCGGAATTTTCAGAGCTTTTGAAGAACCTGGTTACTGTGGAGAACGAGGAATGTCAGATAGGGGACGAAGAAGCCGTTATGTACGGTTTAATCCTGGAAAAAAAGGAAGAAGTGGAGATTAAAAAAGGAGAATTCGACCTTGAGGTAGCCCGACGAAGCGTTGAAGGAAAACCGGGCGAGAAAGTAGAGATCCCCGTTAGGATAACCGCTTTTGGTGATGCCGAGATCGAACTCTCATCCGAATACGGGGAACTTTCCTATCAGAACGTTTTTCTCAGAGAGGGTGAATCTCTTGAAATTCTATGGAATATGACCATACCGTCTGAGAAGAAAGTTGTGAAGATAGAGGCAAAAAGTGAAGAGAAAATGATTCCCAAGGAGATCGTTCTTGTACCGAAAGTTGAATCGAGTGTTCTTGAGACAAATACCTTGGACGAAACTCACAAAGGAATGTTTCTTGTTTCCGTGAAATCCATCAGAGATCTCGATACACTGAAATCTCTACCAGAGGACTTCGAAGGAGTGGTGAGTGGTCGTCTCGAAACGGAAAAGCCTGAGTGGAAAGTTCAGTTCAGTGAAACCGACAGAAAAACTTTTGAATACATTGCCGGTGAGCTCGAAGATTTTCTGGGAACAAAGGCTTTGCTCGATGTGAACTTCCGTTTGTCGGAACCACAGATGATCAATGACCTTATCTTTGAGAAACTGAAACCTCTGAATGGAAAAGTATCATTCATTCTAAAGAAAGGAGATCAGAAATGAACAGTGCGATCGAATACCGCATATCTTTGAAGTACGTCAAAAAGTCCACTCTTCCTGTGAAGAGAACTCAGAAGCTGGCGGAGTTCGTTCCGGTTTTTATCGCTGGAAAAAACGGTAAAGAAGAGCAGATACCCGGGAAAGCAGAGGCACGTGCGAAGGTGTTTTTGCCAGAGTTTTTGAACTTTGCGAAAAAAGTAGGAGCGATACACGATGAACAGATCAGCCTTTTTCAGATGGAAAATGATCGATCCAGAAAGCTTGTACTGAAGGTCTCGGATGACTACGCGTACTTGAGATTGATGATCTACGGTGTTTTGATGTCTGTTTTGAAGAATCCTGTGGAGTGGGGGTATCTCGAGGATCTCGTTCTTTCAATGGAACCTTTAACTCTACGGTTCTGGGGCTCGAAGATAAAATACACTTTCTGGAAAGCCAAGAATCGGAGAGTGCTGAATTATCTTGCAAGGCGTATCCTGGAGGTAGAAAGGCTTGGAAAGGTTACCTGAGGTCATACTCAGAAAAGTTACACTGAGCAATCCCGCTCTCTTTTATTCCTCGCTGACTTCTCCCTCGAACAGAAGGAGAATAGAAGCTTTCAAGCATCAGTTTCAGACGCTCTGTCATGCCATGCTTTCAAGGCCTGTGAGAATTCTAATAGCCGATGAGATAGGCCTCGGAAAAACCATCCAGGCTCTTGCAATAGCGAGATATTTAGAGCTTCAAGGTGAAGCAAAAAAGATTCTGATCCTCGTTCCCAAGATCCTCAGAGAGCAGTGGAAACAGGAGATAAGAAGATTGGGAGGAAAACCGGTTGTCATAACGAATGGAAGCGAAGTGGAAAGAAAACTTCTCAGAAAGGCTACTTTTAATAATGCTGCCGAGTATTTTGTGGTGTCAATCGATCTGGCAAAGAGTCAAAACCATTCAGAAAAGTTCTCGGCGATAGATTGGGATCTTCTAATCGTTGACGAGGTTCATAATGTAACTTACAACACACAGAGATACAACTTTTTGAAGAGTCTGATCGAAAAATCAAAAGAGGACCTCAACATCGTATTTCTCTCCGCAACACCGCACAGAGGTAATCCGAAAGACTATATAGAAAGGCTCAGACTCCTTGATCCAACACTGACAGCCGATTGGAACGCTCTGGACAGCGAGAAGTTCTACAGAAGAACTCACGGGGTTCTGGTTTTTCGTCGAACAAAAAAGGTTGTCAACGATCTGGAGAAGAGAGAGATCTTCAAAAAGTGCGATTTCAACGCTGTGATAGTTGATATTACCGAAGAAGAAAAACGTTTCTTTGAGGAACTGGATGAAGTGCTCTTTGAAATGGTCAAGGATGTTCATATGAACTCTCCTGTTGCTCTTCTTGCTGTACTTTTGAGAAAAAGAGCGGCTTCGAGTTACGAATCCGCTTTGAAAACTATAAACAACATCATCAAAAATCAGTATTCCGGGGCTTCAGGTGAAGACGTGCTGGAAGATCAGATCAAGCAGATATTCGGCCTCGGGTACGATGAGATGGAACTGGAAGAAAATTCAGAAATAGACGATCTGATCAGTAGCATAATAAACAGCGTGGCCAAAAGATACCCTCTTGATAAAGGACAGATTAACGCGTTAGAAAAGATCCTGAAGATTGGAAAGGCCATCGGAAAAAACGACAGCAAGTTGAAAACTCTTGCCGAAGTTCTCGCATATCACCTGAAGAAAAACGAAAAGGTGATCGTATTTACAGAATTCAAGGACACACTGGAATACCTTAGGAACAATCTTCCAACACTCCTCGAACAAGAAGGTATTCACCTTTCTGAGGAAAAGGATATATCTGTACTTCATGGCGGAATGAAAAGCGAAGAAATAGAAAAACAGGTGGAGAAATTTGCAAACGATGGAAAACTACTGATCTCAACCGATGTGGCATCCGAGGGATTGAACCTGCAGGTGGCAAACATCCTGATCAATTACGAAATCCCTTGGAGTCCGATAAAGCTCGAACAGAGGGTGGGAAGAATCTGGAGACTGAATCAGACAAAAGAAACGATCGCTTACACCCTTCTTCTCAACCACGAGGCAGATCTTCAGATACTGGAAAGCCTTTATCAGAAGATCCTGAACATAACTGATGCTGTTGGAACTGGGCCGAACGTTGGTAAGCCAGTTTTTGGAACGAGAACGCTCAGTGGAAATTTCGAGTATCGGCTGGAGAACGTTCAGGACGAGGAAACTTCGGATTCTCCTGTGTCCGAGTTCGAACTGATGCTCTCTGCCATCAAAAGGAGGAATTTAGATGAACAGACAAAACGTATAATCAGCACTTTGAAATCTCTCAGAACGAAGATCGAAGAAGTCGTTCCTTTGAACACCT contains the following coding sequences:
- a CDS encoding DUF1175 domain-containing protein; protein product: MKRYLILLIVTGVLLWNVVEVLRFRVEFSGGTFVLKNVQDIFVPLEVRGAKVECSKNFVLEENGVLIKQVRPGETVTLHFESGGIFRVKKELKIEARASEEDSDGDGYPDSLELDSEDSERFRNWFVWIALSAFKNDPLLWPKEERDCSGFVRYCAREALKKHTGSWFSLSGYNGPVWEDVEKYNYPNLPLVGTKMFRIEKGAYRGVEDFSNFAVARILVECSMEFVTKSVSEALPGDIAVFFHPEDVEMPYHLMIFVGNLNLADHEGWFVYHTGPIGENPGELRFVRYSELVNYDPSWAPLEINPYFLGFYRFRFLK
- a CDS encoding DUF1156 domain-containing protein; amino-acid sequence: MKTFLESLKFPVQEVNKKSSGEKGPGRPPYWEMVFYWTRKPLVGARSVIAGALLPENVDENLFKAAVRLSSPTPHRENPQIPAEFAKYFEGKKLLDPFAGFGSIPLEGLRLGLDVTAVELLPTTYIFLKAVLEYPKKFGKSLVKDVERWGEWITEQLKNDPEIRELYDDDVAVYIGTWEIRCPHCGRWTPAIGNFWLARVKDGKGYKRLAYMKPERKGDEIEIRVIDLNEILDDISKANVDGNEIIFEGENYVKTVEEAVRDGKLKQSDVKIDGNTVIFEVPSANIESRRDQLTCLMCGNVIKYADENGNHHMKLKNGDFYVKFALRKYHEGDERFARQRLLVKVKVKDGDLIFEPATKEDSEKLWKAKEKVREMLEKGDLDVPSEAIPLYENRRITPILSAEKWYQFFNPRQLLTLIKIVRLIREVGRKVEEEKIAEGWNKERAFEYAEAVATYLSTAMLKYAYYNSIVTRWDSTWWKIGETMSTRGIAMNWNWTESPWFSSFGGMIKTLLAILRGVKYLTSALSSSQRTLADFTENSVKVLQGDATSLNLGEKFDVIVTDPPYADDVPYTELSDFYYVWLKRALSDVENGKLIPRFHKEAFFKRIGPKWVEIKTQWQEFAKKEVSTNPGRFMEDENKKEKAVQHFENLFSQAFVAMREHLKDDGVLVTYYAHTDPGSWINLIEAGWRRARLQITRAIPLTTESETSIVSRGKMSLDTSIVAVWRKQKEEKTVQISTLKEEIERKAKSSAREFIEYGYEGLDLLYGVMAAALEEVTKYREISSLKGPLTTEEILNEYVYPATIRGIVNAIAEIEGTGTLHSGTAMFYTAYKILFGNASLSANDIVLLRLATSTDPSELISSGVLKEKRSSSSKEYTLYTPDLLGKKALDTKEFQKFLHEKKLDPVEPKPKNSVDVLQLLEYYSLLGRSRVKEEIEKLRKMWAGEVEEALFIARLVSEYYAEIYIRKIDPVRRMKEEFASEIDRELEKDGFLEVVLMRRLLGYVGGAV
- a CDS encoding ATP-binding protein; translated protein: MKFGPYEVWEDVLDESFDSQVAPELGDVYTGEAPEIYRDPKEFFKRTYFTDATVEILKRILDTFEGKERRNIFLIYSLFGGGKTHLLLTLYHAFKTPEALEDPEVLEGYIPEKRETIRELAERIKLLGESVKVVPVYGKGRVGQPSIPLNVDPYSVKTIWGYIAHSLGKYSIVEKNDKNLTVPDIETLRDLFKGERVLLLIDEIADYVDNLHNSGAEEDRRYAGNVDNFIDRLSSALSNSTSSMVITLPMTEERGNLRTQEEYNHSVVRALWDAVRRVGGADSYTPVRTVGINDELVEVLKKRIFKHVDPDIRRRTLERIRSETNDVEIFGHGGFAQEIPRTYPFHPEYIQILRTIIEKTDLQRTRDMIRITRIVVRNLIDRYEKEGFAPAIILPIHIDLTNDRIRGMLFGEKSKFADYASIIDAELVNDEKYRAFRHPELARMILTYIFLRTYPFDAPTPLNDFPTLTTISRAIYDPETFSKKQWIPADIKDTVEEIESHPHFVFLNRKDGVFWFWRVANVTKMVDSKTEELIQSNYGEIWNQLVRYVDQLVREKKSIATTRGKGSTVEEHVRFFEQVIVSKEPQELMDNEMYKLFVLVSEDVDEKLLKGIVFQIGSGSRTYKNTVVVCYPIPGTMKHLIMTTARDMACQRVMDTVKEMYGKYGEDVVKIQLNQLRDIRNRALEDLENQIVGSFRKVAYPVKDGIDTADAPASSKSVVENVYSALKGRGKIAEEFDFIEFANWLKENIGLNILKPEGYCVSELRKIICSNPSAPMVDFENLKKSIKEAVRKLKIGLERKGKILFKRVYSEIPDFAQESGVEISKVEPDDIILPANEALRRQVCELLKQEKDEIRDGKRYRVWYEIYLPSSEFSELLKNLVTVENEECQIGDEEAVMYGLILEKKEEVEIKKGEFDLEVARRSVEGKPGEKVEIPVRITAFGDAEIELSSEYGELSYQNVFLREGESLEILWNMTIPSEKKVVKIEAKSEEKMIPKEIVLVPKVESSVLETNTLDETHKGMFLVSVKSIRDLDTLKSLPEDFEGVVSGRLETEKPEWKVQFSETDRKTFEYIAGELEDFLGTKALLDVNFRLSEPQMINDLIFEKLKPLNGKVSFILKKGDQK
- a CDS encoding helicase-related protein; protein product: MERLPEVILRKVTLSNPALFYSSLTSPSNRRRIEAFKHQFQTLCHAMLSRPVRILIADEIGLGKTIQALAIARYLELQGEAKKILILVPKILREQWKQEIRRLGGKPVVITNGSEVERKLLRKATFNNAAEYFVVSIDLAKSQNHSEKFSAIDWDLLIVDEVHNVTYNTQRYNFLKSLIEKSKEDLNIVFLSATPHRGNPKDYIERLRLLDPTLTADWNALDSEKFYRRTHGVLVFRRTKKVVNDLEKREIFKKCDFNAVIVDITEEEKRFFEELDEVLFEMVKDVHMNSPVALLAVLLRKRAASSYESALKTINNIIKNQYSGASGEDVLEDQIKQIFGLGYDEMELEENSEIDDLISSIINSVAKRYPLDKGQINALEKILKIGKAIGKNDSKLKTLAEVLAYHLKKNEKVIVFTEFKDTLEYLRNNLPTLLEQEGIHLSEEKDISVLHGGMKSEEIEKQVEKFANDGKLLISTDVASEGLNLQVANILINYEIPWSPIKLEQRVGRIWRLNQTKETIAYTLLLNHEADLQILESLYQKILNITDAVGTGPNVGKPVFGTRTLSGNFEYRLENVQDEETSDSPVSEFELMLSAIKRRNLDEQTKRIISTLKSLRTKIEEVVPLNTCNEIQEELNSVLLPDDMESEIVFEKLKKYISVFENSFINSIGSYLFKILTDRIHEPLLNEKCLKIAVKNESKEYRLFQVEVIDRGRKIYEYPVLIEIGGNVSPQLYRGTSLLEKLADVFSKEWFVIEWANPKEKMDIQTAKLIDRSAKDLQSIMDKHTDYDIKLNESLMKTDSLFRRLNTRSSEILRVEGLSDREFSVFKLLHPSILEILGLSLDSIELPPSDYEKWMERSFVPLEDILESERKAMEIVMDIEKKRLIEKYGESSDWKVEDVSLKEHYDIKVSEPEGEKYIEVKGHKPLWLSAELTAAEHRFANDNRDRYWIYIVSNLGGKKPVILKIFSPFDDEKRKIYLVHENKDIDITEIFGSTIKTKQRYVISLGQKIYRRR